Proteins from a genomic interval of Polaribacter sp. Q13:
- a CDS encoding DMT family transporter: MMKKNFWLGVFLGVLGIVLFSSKAVMVKLAYNYNVDAITMLLLRMLFSFPFYVVIAYLYRKENHHINITKKDYYWVVFFGVVGYYLASYFDFEGLTYIKASLERIILFVYPTIVILLNRLLFKQPITKFQALAIFLSYLGIVIAFSDEVDISGNNVYLGGFFVLLSAITYASYLVGSGWLIPKFGVVKFTAYAMLVSCLCVFVHFSFMGETDLFNLPWQVYGYGFVIAIFATVIPSFLVSTSIKMISSSNFAIVAGVGPISTIVLASFFLGERLTLLQFFGAFLVIIGIVITSLKQAKNKK; encoded by the coding sequence ATGATGAAAAAAAACTTTTGGTTGGGTGTTTTCTTAGGTGTTTTGGGCATTGTGCTTTTTTCTTCTAAAGCAGTAATGGTGAAGCTTGCATACAATTATAATGTAGATGCAATTACCATGTTGTTACTAAGAATGTTATTTTCATTTCCTTTTTATGTGGTAATCGCGTACTTGTACCGAAAAGAAAATCATCATATTAATATTACTAAAAAAGATTATTATTGGGTGGTGTTTTTTGGGGTAGTAGGTTATTATCTAGCAAGCTATTTCGATTTTGAGGGTTTAACCTATATTAAAGCGAGTTTAGAACGTATTATTTTATTTGTATACCCAACAATTGTAATTTTATTAAATAGGCTCTTATTTAAACAACCTATTACCAAATTTCAAGCACTTGCTATCTTTTTATCTTATTTAGGAATTGTAATTGCTTTTTCTGATGAAGTAGACATTTCTGGAAACAACGTGTATTTAGGAGGCTTTTTTGTGCTTTTAAGTGCCATAACCTATGCCTCTTATTTGGTTGGAAGTGGTTGGTTAATTCCTAAATTTGGAGTGGTTAAATTTACGGCTTATGCCATGTTAGTTTCTTGTTTGTGTGTGTTTGTACACTTTAGTTTTATGGGAGAAACAGACTTGTTTAATTTACCTTGGCAAGTCTATGGTTATGGATTTGTAATTGCAATCTTTGCAACGGTAATTCCTTCTTTTTTAGTAAGTACTTCCATAAAAATGATTAGCTCTTCTAATTTTGCAATTGTAGCGGGTGTTGGGCCTATATCTACAATTGTATTAGCGTCTTTTTTCTTAGGAGAAAGATTAACGTTACTTCAATTTTTTGGTGCATTTTTGGTGATAATTGGTATTGTTATCACCTCTTTAAAACAGGCAAAGAATAAGAAGTGA
- a CDS encoding YraN family protein — translation MAEHNELGKIGEKLAIDFLLKSDYKILETNYRYLKAEVDIIAQKGEILAAVEVKTRSSDYFEEPQDAVKEKKIKLLVSAIDYYVVEKDLDVEVRFDIIAIIHQKNKTKIEHLEDAFLHF, via the coding sequence ATGGCAGAACACAATGAACTTGGTAAAATAGGAGAAAAGTTAGCCATCGATTTTTTATTAAAAAGCGATTATAAAATCCTAGAAACAAACTATCGTTATTTAAAAGCAGAGGTAGATATTATTGCTCAAAAAGGAGAAATATTAGCGGCTGTTGAAGTAAAAACAAGAAGTTCAGATTATTTTGAAGAACCACAAGATGCTGTAAAAGAAAAAAAAATTAAATTATTAGTTTCTGCAATAGATTATTATGTGGTAGAAAAAGATTTAGATGTTGAGGTTCGGTTTGATATTATTGCCATTATTCATCAAAAAAATAAAACAAAAATTGAGCATTTAGAAGATGCTTTTCTTCATTTTTAA
- a CDS encoding LD-carboxypeptidase, translated as MKINTFTVNTFLEYSNQETRHILNKKTIFTALVLMIFSSVNAQDKLITPPYLQKGDTIAIVAPAGILKNRQETIFKAKKLAESWGLKVVLGKHIFNQNGHFAGSDEERTADFQKALDNPNIKAIWAGRGGYGSVRVLDRLDYTAFLKHPKWIIGYSDITAFHSHIHNLGVETMHAMMGTSVDDKPELILETLASFKKALFGKQLKYTIPSSKYNRKGIANGQIVGGNLALLSSMLGSNSQTDTKGKILFVEEIGEYKYSIDRMLQSLKRAGYFNNCKGLIIGDISKIKYNSTKWGHTIEELVLDVVKEYDFPVLFDFPAGHKPDNRALILGRNIELTVGSGQSSVVYEE; from the coding sequence TTGAAAATTAATACATTTACAGTAAATACATTTTTAGAGTATTCCAACCAAGAAACAAGACACATTTTGAATAAAAAAACGATTTTTACCGCCTTAGTTTTGATGATTTTCTCATCCGTAAATGCCCAAGATAAATTAATTACGCCACCTTATTTACAAAAGGGAGACACGATTGCTATTGTAGCGCCTGCAGGAATTTTAAAAAATAGGCAAGAAACTATTTTTAAAGCAAAAAAATTAGCAGAAAGTTGGGGCTTAAAAGTAGTTTTAGGAAAACATATTTTTAATCAGAACGGTCATTTTGCAGGTTCTGATGAAGAAAGAACGGCAGATTTTCAAAAAGCTTTAGACAACCCAAATATAAAAGCAATTTGGGCAGGACGTGGTGGTTATGGTTCTGTAAGGGTTTTAGATAGATTAGATTATACGGCATTTTTAAAACATCCAAAATGGATAATTGGTTACTCAGATATTACTGCTTTTCACAGTCATATTCATAATTTAGGTGTAGAAACCATGCACGCAATGATGGGCACAAGTGTAGATGATAAACCAGAATTAATTTTAGAAACTCTAGCATCGTTTAAAAAAGCACTTTTCGGAAAACAATTAAAGTACACTATTCCTTCTTCTAAATACAATAGAAAAGGTATTGCTAACGGACAAATAGTTGGTGGAAACTTGGCATTATTATCTTCTATGTTGGGCTCAAATAGTCAGACGGATACTAAAGGAAAAATACTTTTTGTTGAAGAAATTGGAGAATACAAATATAGCATCGACAGAATGTTACAAAGCTTAAAAAGAGCGGGTTATTTTAATAATTGTAAAGGTTTAATAATTGGTGATATTTCTAAAATTAAATACAATTCTACCAAATGGGGACATACTATTGAAGAACTAGTTTTAGATGTTGTAAAAGAATACGATTTTCCTGTTTTATTTGATTTTCCTGCCGGACATAAACCAGATAACCGAGCTTTGATTTTAGGAAGAAATATTGAATTAACCGTTGGATCTGGACAGAGTTCTGTTGTTTATGAAGAATAA
- the metG gene encoding methionine--tRNA ligase produces the protein MSAPRRYTITAALPYTNGPIHIGHLAGVYVPADIYARYLRLTGNDVAYISGSDEHGAAIPMKAKKEGVSPQVIIDKYHGIIKKSFEDFGISFDNYSRTSSKIHHETASDFFTKLYNDGEFIEEVSAQLYDEEANQFLADRFVVGTCPKCGFEESYGDQCENCGTSHNATDLINPKSSITGNTPSLKETKHWFLPLDKHEAFLREWILEGHKKDWKPNVYGQVKSWVEDGLRPRAVTRDLDWGIPVPLKDAEGKVLYVWFDAPIGYISSTKEWAAREGKNWEDYWKKDDTKLVHFIGKDNIVFHCIIFPAMLKAHGDYILPDNVPANEFLNLEGNKLSTSKNWAVWLHEYLEEFPNQQDVLRYTLTANAPESKDNDFTWKDFQAKNNNELVAIFGNFINRVVVLTNKYYEGIVPAPNDFTEVDEDVLAAVKEFPNIIGKSIERYRFREASQELMNLARLGNKYLADEEPWKVIKVDAERVQTIMYVALQISAALAVVSKPFLPFTSDKLKGILNIDDALSWEDVTEKDVLLPAAHQINKAELLFSKIEDQTIEAQVEKLEATKIANEQENKVVEPQKETIEFDDFTKLDIRIGTILEAEKVAKTKKLLKLKVDVGIDTRTIVSGIAESFSPEDIIGQQVSVLVNLAPRKIRGVESQGMILMTDTPDGKLAFVEPTKAVKNGQQVS, from the coding sequence ATGAGTGCTCCAAGAAGATATACAATTACTGCCGCTTTACCATATACAAACGGTCCCATACATATTGGTCATTTAGCAGGCGTTTACGTTCCTGCAGATATTTATGCGCGTTATTTACGTTTAACGGGTAATGATGTTGCCTACATTTCTGGTTCGGATGAGCACGGTGCTGCCATACCAATGAAAGCAAAAAAAGAAGGTGTTTCTCCGCAAGTGATTATTGATAAATACCACGGAATTATTAAAAAATCTTTTGAAGATTTCGGAATTTCTTTTGATAACTACTCTAGAACCTCCTCTAAAATTCATCATGAAACTGCTTCTGATTTTTTTACAAAATTGTATAATGATGGCGAATTTATAGAAGAAGTTTCTGCTCAATTGTATGATGAAGAAGCAAATCAGTTTTTAGCAGATAGATTTGTGGTTGGAACTTGCCCAAAATGTGGTTTCGAAGAAAGTTATGGAGACCAATGTGAAAACTGCGGAACAAGCCATAATGCAACTGATTTAATAAACCCAAAATCTTCTATTACAGGAAACACACCAAGTTTAAAAGAAACAAAACACTGGTTTTTACCTTTAGATAAACACGAAGCTTTTTTACGTGAGTGGATTTTAGAAGGGCATAAAAAAGATTGGAAACCTAATGTTTACGGACAAGTAAAAAGTTGGGTAGAAGATGGTTTAAGACCAAGAGCCGTAACGAGAGATTTAGATTGGGGAATTCCGGTTCCTTTAAAAGATGCCGAAGGAAAAGTGCTATATGTTTGGTTTGATGCGCCAATTGGATACATTTCATCTACCAAAGAATGGGCAGCAAGAGAAGGCAAAAATTGGGAAGATTACTGGAAAAAAGACGATACTAAATTGGTGCATTTTATAGGGAAAGACAATATTGTTTTTCACTGTATTATTTTCCCTGCCATGTTAAAAGCACACGGAGATTATATTTTACCAGATAATGTACCTGCAAATGAGTTCTTAAATTTAGAAGGAAATAAATTATCAACGTCTAAAAATTGGGCTGTTTGGTTACACGAATATTTAGAAGAATTTCCAAATCAGCAAGATGTTTTACGTTACACCTTAACAGCAAACGCACCAGAAAGTAAAGACAACGATTTTACTTGGAAAGATTTTCAGGCTAAAAACAACAACGAATTGGTTGCTATTTTTGGTAATTTTATTAACAGAGTAGTGGTTTTAACCAATAAATATTATGAAGGGATTGTTCCTGCTCCAAATGATTTTACAGAAGTAGATGAAGATGTTTTAGCCGCTGTAAAAGAGTTTCCAAATATTATTGGAAAGTCTATTGAAAGATATCGTTTTAGAGAAGCAAGCCAAGAATTAATGAACTTAGCTAGACTTGGTAACAAGTATTTAGCAGATGAAGAGCCTTGGAAAGTTATAAAAGTAGATGCAGAACGCGTACAAACAATTATGTATGTTGCTTTGCAAATTTCTGCTGCTTTAGCCGTAGTTTCTAAACCATTTTTACCGTTTACTTCAGATAAATTAAAAGGGATTTTAAATATTGATGATGCTCTTTCTTGGGAAGATGTTACAGAAAAGGATGTTTTATTACCAGCAGCTCACCAAATAAACAAAGCCGAATTGTTGTTTTCTAAAATTGAAGATCAAACGATAGAAGCTCAAGTAGAAAAATTAGAAGCGACTAAAATTGCCAACGAACAAGAAAATAAAGTGGTAGAACCACAAAAAGAAACCATAGAATTTGATGACTTTACCAAATTAGATATTAGAATTGGTACCATTTTAGAAGCTGAAAAAGTAGCTAAAACAAAGAAGCTTTTAAAGTTAAAAGTTGATGTTGGTATAGACACAAGAACTATTGTTTCTGGTATTGCAGAAAGCTTTTCTCCAGAAGATATTATTGGCCAACAAGTGTCTGTATTAGTAAATTTAGCACCAAGAAAAATTAGAGGTGTAGAAAGCCAAGGAATGATTTTAATGACAGATACTCCTGATGGAAAACTAGCTTTTGTAGAACCTACAAAGGCAGTTAAAAATGGGCAACAGGTTAGTTAA
- a CDS encoding xanthine dehydrogenase family protein molybdopterin-binding subunit has translation MESITKNNFSRRNFLKASVLAGGGILIGFNLLTACKPEAVMPVDITKLNFNDFNAFIKISDDGYVTIFSPNPEIGQGVKTAMPMLIAEELDVEWSKVNVVQGNLDTNNFTRQIAGGSQSIRFSWDALRQTGATTKQMLINAAAAKWNVDANTCKASKGIITNSSGNTLGYGDVVKEAAVLEVPENVKLKEAKDFTIIGQEIINVDIDKIITGKPLFGLDYKTDGMVIASVLRPPAFGQILESFDATEAKKVKGVIDVITIGNKVRKYVASGKKNWTFQMSETDKVVVIAENTWAAIKGKKALTAVWKKDSKLESTENHDTVLTEILEGKKLKTRREDGDIKKAFATADKVIEKTYHSSFLPHNCMEPMNFYADVTSEKIHLAGPVQTPEFAANVVADLLDFDIDKISLEMTRMGGGFGRRLYGDFVYEAAEISNTIKKPVKLVSTREDDMTTGVYKPAVKYRIKAALKNGQVTGYHLKEAAVGGNMYGLIANFFPAGCIPNYKIETGSYNSNITTGAWRAPYTNFLAFAEQSFFDELASELNVDTIQLRLDLLQNVKGTTDKKIQYSGQRMEDTIKLVKDKGNWGKTEKGVFQGFSAYYSHNTHVAEIADIVLKDGLPVIKKVTVAVDCGIVVNPTGARNQLEGGVLDGIGHAMYADFSFKDGKPNSKNFDTYRLIRMQETPKVEVHFVKNNLSPTGLGEPGLPPAGGAVANAINAALGKRIYKQPFINEFKKSSVLG, from the coding sequence ATGGAATCTATTACAAAGAATAATTTTAGCAGAAGAAACTTTTTAAAGGCATCAGTTTTAGCAGGTGGTGGTATTTTAATTGGGTTTAATTTATTAACGGCTTGTAAACCAGAGGCAGTGATGCCTGTAGACATTACAAAATTAAATTTCAATGATTTTAATGCATTTATTAAAATTTCTGATGATGGTTATGTTACTATTTTTTCGCCAAATCCAGAAATTGGGCAAGGTGTAAAAACAGCAATGCCAATGCTTATTGCAGAAGAATTAGATGTTGAGTGGAGTAAGGTAAACGTGGTACAAGGAAATTTAGATACTAATAATTTTACCAGACAAATAGCCGGTGGAAGTCAGTCTATTCGTTTTAGTTGGGATGCTTTAAGACAAACAGGAGCAACCACCAAACAAATGTTGATAAATGCTGCAGCTGCAAAATGGAATGTAGATGCTAATACATGTAAGGCTTCTAAAGGAATTATTACAAACTCAAGTGGTAATACATTAGGCTATGGAGATGTTGTAAAAGAAGCTGCAGTATTAGAAGTTCCAGAAAATGTAAAGTTAAAAGAGGCAAAAGATTTTACAATTATTGGTCAGGAAATTATAAATGTAGATATCGATAAAATTATCACAGGAAAACCTCTTTTTGGATTAGACTATAAAACAGACGGAATGGTGATTGCTTCTGTTTTAAGGCCACCAGCTTTTGGTCAAATATTAGAAAGTTTTGATGCAACAGAAGCAAAGAAAGTAAAAGGTGTAATTGATGTTATTACCATAGGCAATAAAGTAAGAAAGTATGTAGCATCTGGTAAGAAAAATTGGACATTTCAAATGTCTGAAACAGATAAAGTAGTAGTGATTGCAGAAAATACTTGGGCAGCAATTAAAGGTAAAAAAGCACTTACAGCAGTTTGGAAAAAAGACAGTAAATTAGAATCTACAGAAAACCATGATACAGTTTTAACTGAAATTTTAGAAGGCAAAAAATTAAAAACAAGAAGAGAGGATGGAGATATAAAAAAGGCTTTTGCAACAGCAGATAAAGTGATAGAAAAAACATATCATTCGTCTTTTTTACCACACAATTGTATGGAACCCATGAATTTTTATGCTGATGTTACATCAGAAAAAATTCATTTAGCAGGGCCTGTGCAAACACCAGAATTTGCAGCAAATGTGGTTGCAGATTTGTTGGATTTTGATATTGATAAAATCTCTTTAGAAATGACCAGAATGGGCGGTGGCTTTGGTAGAAGATTGTACGGAGATTTTGTGTATGAAGCTGCAGAAATATCTAATACAATTAAAAAACCTGTAAAATTGGTTTCTACTAGAGAAGATGATATGACAACAGGTGTTTATAAACCTGCTGTAAAATATAGAATAAAGGCAGCTCTAAAAAACGGACAAGTAACCGGTTATCATTTAAAAGAAGCAGCTGTAGGTGGTAATATGTATGGTTTAATCGCTAATTTTTTTCCTGCAGGATGTATTCCTAATTATAAAATAGAAACGGGCAGTTATAATAGTAATATTACAACTGGTGCATGGAGAGCTCCTTATACCAACTTTTTGGCATTTGCAGAGCAAAGTTTTTTTGATGAATTAGCATCAGAATTAAATGTAGATACCATTCAATTACGTTTAGATTTATTGCAGAATGTAAAAGGTACTACAGATAAAAAGATACAATATTCTGGACAAAGAATGGAAGACACTATTAAACTAGTGAAAGATAAAGGAAATTGGGGAAAAACAGAAAAAGGAGTTTTTCAAGGTTTTTCTGCATATTATAGTCATAATACACACGTTGCAGAAATTGCAGATATTGTATTAAAAGACGGTCTTCCGGTAATAAAAAAAGTAACTGTTGCCGTAGATTGTGGTATTGTTGTAAATCCAACAGGAGCAAGAAACCAGTTAGAAGGTGGCGTTTTAGACGGAATTGGGCATGCCATGTATGCAGATTTCTCTTTTAAGGACGGAAAACCAAATTCTAAAAACTTTGATACGTATCGTTTAATTAGAATGCAAGAAACACCAAAAGTAGAAGTGCATTTTGTAAAAAATAATTTATCGCCAACAGGATTAGGAGAACCAGGTTTACCGCCTGCAGGAGGTGCCGTTGCAAACGCAATTAACGCTGCATTAGGAAAAAGAATTTATAAACAACCGTTTATTAACGAATTCAAAAAGAGTAGTGTTTTAGGTTGA
- a CDS encoding (2Fe-2S)-binding protein — translation MPNYTLHINGTARKVTVDADTPLLWILRDELNLVGTKFGCGIAQCGACTVHIDGVATRSCQMQVSILDDVKITTIEGLSDDGKHPVQEAWKEIDVPQCGYCQAGQIMTASAFLAENKNPSEEEIREAMHGNICRCASYNRIEKAVKVAANKMS, via the coding sequence ATGCCAAATTACACACTTCATATTAACGGAACAGCGCGTAAAGTAACTGTCGATGCAGATACGCCATTGTTATGGATTTTAAGAGATGAACTCAATTTAGTGGGTACAAAATTTGGTTGCGGTATTGCGCAATGTGGCGCATGTACAGTACATATAGACGGCGTTGCAACAAGAAGTTGTCAAATGCAAGTTTCTATTTTAGATGATGTAAAAATCACTACCATAGAAGGATTGTCTGATGATGGAAAACACCCAGTGCAAGAAGCCTGGAAAGAGATTGATGTGCCTCAATGTGGGTATTGCCAAGCAGGACAAATTATGACTGCTTCTGCATTTTTAGCGGAAAATAAAAACCCTTCAGAAGAAGAAATTAGAGAAGCCATGCACGGTAATATTTGTAGATGTGCTTCTTATAATAGAATTGAAAAAGCGGTAAAAGTTGCTGCAAATAAAATGTCTTAA
- a CDS encoding MBL fold metallo-hydrolase RNA specificity domain-containing protein, whose translation MKHFAKIKFLGAAGVVTGSKFLIETSEKNILIDCGMFQGLKELRELNWKDLPVDVSKIDVVLLTHGHLDHVGYLPRLVKQGFTGKIIGTAPTLSIAEIILKDSAKINEEEAEKANKEKYSSHKPALPFYTIRDAEKTIHQFEVGVENKWIVLSENITYRFQYNGHIIGATFIELDINGKRFVFSGDIGRSNDYLLDEPKTPEWADFLFIESTYGNKLHPVEDVEKKLTGIIKDTIQKKGNLIIPSFAVERLQTLMYILWKLYKENKIPNIPIFVDSPMGNRVLDVFKRFPKWHKLPMEEYNAMCNHINIIQSYKETWKTIDDKRSKIIIAGSGMVTGGRVLTYLQQMIDESSTTVLLVGYQAEGTRGRQLLEGAHEIRFYGKYYPVKAAVKTIESLSAHADQQDLLNWMKNIKNVPEKVFLIHGEPTVLDAFRVKIKDTYNWNAVIPKLENVEEIVI comes from the coding sequence ATGAAACATTTTGCTAAAATAAAATTTTTGGGAGCTGCAGGTGTAGTCACCGGCTCAAAATTTTTAATTGAAACTTCAGAGAAAAATATACTCATAGATTGTGGTATGTTTCAAGGTTTAAAAGAACTAAGAGAACTGAACTGGAAAGATTTACCTGTAGATGTAAGTAAAATTGATGTAGTGCTTTTAACACATGGTCATTTAGATCATGTAGGTTATTTACCAAGATTGGTAAAACAGGGCTTTACAGGTAAAATTATTGGAACAGCACCTACTTTGTCTATTGCAGAAATTATATTAAAAGACAGTGCTAAAATTAATGAGGAAGAAGCAGAAAAAGCAAACAAAGAGAAGTATTCTTCTCACAAACCAGCTTTACCATTTTACACGATTAGAGATGCCGAAAAAACGATACATCAATTTGAAGTAGGAGTTGAAAATAAGTGGATTGTTTTATCAGAAAATATTACCTATCGTTTTCAATATAATGGTCATATTATTGGCGCCACTTTTATAGAGTTAGATATTAATGGAAAACGTTTTGTCTTTTCTGGAGATATTGGTAGAAGTAATGATTATCTATTAGATGAACCCAAAACTCCAGAATGGGCAGATTTTTTATTTATAGAAAGCACGTATGGTAATAAATTACATCCGGTAGAAGATGTAGAAAAAAAATTAACGGGCATTATTAAAGATACTATTCAAAAGAAAGGAAACTTGATCATTCCTAGTTTTGCTGTAGAACGCCTACAAACCCTTATGTATATCTTATGGAAGTTATACAAAGAAAACAAGATTCCTAATATTCCAATATTTGTAGATAGCCCAATGGGCAACAGAGTTCTAGATGTTTTTAAACGTTTTCCTAAATGGCATAAATTACCAATGGAAGAATATAATGCCATGTGTAATCATATAAATATTATACAATCTTATAAAGAAACATGGAAAACTATAGATGATAAAAGGTCTAAAATTATAATTGCAGGAAGCGGTATGGTAACTGGCGGTAGAGTGCTAACCTATTTGCAACAAATGATAGATGAATCTTCTACAACTGTTTTATTAGTAGGCTATCAGGCAGAAGGAACCCGTGGTAGACAACTGTTAGAAGGTGCGCACGAAATTCGTTTTTATGGCAAATATTATCCTGTAAAAGCAGCTGTTAAAACCATAGAAAGTTTGTCTGCGCATGCAGATCAGCAAGACTTATTAAACTGGATGAAAAACATTAAAAATGTTCCAGAAAAGGTATTTTTAATTCATGGTGAACCTACGGTTTTAGATGCTTTTAGAGTGAAAATAAAAGACACTTATAATTGGAATGCAGTTATTCCAAAATTAGAAAATGTAGAAGAGATTGTAATATAA
- a CDS encoding restriction endonuclease, producing MDDTDINIIKYSGKKVKFSIHKLRASLKRTGAEDAVVNQIINKVRDELYQGISTKEIYNRAFALLKKKKSCLASKYKLKKAIYELGPTGFPFERFVAAVLKYAGYSVEVGTILNGKCVTHEIDVIANKNNETTIVECKFHGQQGFNCNVKIPLYINSRYLDVKAYWNANNKTGHKLTEGWVVTNTRFTEDALKFGSCCGLYLLSWDYPKGNGLKDRIDRLGLYPITVSTLLTKKEKEFLLNRNIVLCREIIEDVFYLDHLGISTIRKDRILNEIKQLCNSKNH from the coding sequence ATGGATGATACAGACATAAATATCATAAAGTATTCTGGCAAAAAAGTAAAATTTTCTATCCATAAGCTACGTGCCTCTTTAAAAAGAACAGGTGCAGAAGATGCTGTAGTAAATCAGATTATAAACAAAGTAAGAGATGAATTGTATCAAGGAATTTCAACTAAAGAAATTTACAATAGAGCATTTGCATTGCTTAAAAAGAAGAAAAGTTGTTTAGCATCTAAATACAAATTAAAAAAAGCAATTTACGAATTAGGCCCAACAGGTTTTCCCTTTGAAAGATTTGTAGCAGCAGTTTTAAAATATGCTGGCTATAGTGTAGAAGTAGGTACCATATTAAACGGTAAATGTGTTACCCATGAAATAGATGTAATTGCCAATAAAAATAATGAAACTACTATTGTAGAATGCAAGTTTCATGGGCAACAAGGTTTTAATTGCAATGTAAAGATTCCGTTATATATTAATTCTAGGTATTTAGATGTAAAAGCCTATTGGAATGCAAACAACAAAACAGGGCATAAATTAACAGAAGGTTGGGTGGTTACAAACACAAGGTTTACAGAAGATGCATTAAAATTTGGTAGCTGTTGCGGTTTGTATTTATTAAGTTGGGATTATCCTAAAGGAAATGGTTTAAAAGACAGAATAGACCGTTTAGGTTTATATCCAATAACCGTTTCTACATTGCTTACCAAGAAAGAAAAAGAGTTTTTATTAAATAGAAATATAGTGTTATGTAGAGAAATAATAGAAGACGTTTTTTACTTAGATCATTTAGGTATTTCTACGATTAGAAAAGATAGAATACTAAATGAAATTAAGCAATTGTGTAACAGTAAAAATCACTAA
- a CDS encoding universal stress protein, producing MKNILLPTDFSDNAWNAIKYAIQLFKDEKCNFFIMNTYTPIIYDVEYMNPGVDRFNLIDVVRNTSEKGVDKLQKKIESQFKNPNHTYHKISSFNTLTSEIEELHDKHVMDLIVMGTKGATGLSEILFGSNTVHIIKNAKCPVLAIPSNFAFEAPDEILFPSDYEVSFNKKQVKQIVDIAVSNTAKVNILNTTYGDDLSKNQEENKQKLDELFKNVTHIFHSVSNQSVTGAISEFQLKMRINLLVMINNKHSFFENLFFKSTISQIGFHLNVPFLVIPSGKKKH from the coding sequence ATGAAAAATATACTTTTACCAACAGATTTTTCCGATAATGCATGGAATGCAATTAAATATGCAATTCAATTATTTAAGGATGAAAAATGTAATTTTTTTATAATGAATACTTATACACCAATAATTTATGATGTAGAGTATATGAACCCAGGTGTAGATAGGTTTAATTTAATTGATGTAGTAAGAAATACATCAGAGAAAGGGGTTGATAAACTTCAGAAAAAAATTGAAAGTCAATTTAAAAACCCCAATCACACATATCATAAAATTTCCTCTTTTAATACTTTAACAAGTGAAATAGAAGAGTTGCATGACAAACATGTAATGGATCTTATTGTAATGGGAACCAAAGGAGCAACGGGTTTATCAGAAATTTTATTTGGATCTAATACTGTACATATCATTAAAAATGCAAAATGCCCAGTGTTGGCAATACCAAGTAATTTTGCTTTTGAAGCTCCAGATGAAATTTTATTTCCTTCTGATTATGAAGTTTCTTTTAATAAAAAACAGGTAAAACAAATTGTAGATATTGCGGTTTCTAATACTGCTAAAGTTAATATTTTAAACACAACTTATGGCGATGATTTATCTAAAAATCAAGAAGAAAATAAACAAAAATTAGACGAATTATTTAAAAATGTTACCCATATATTTCATAGTGTAAGCAACCAAAGTGTAACGGGAGCAATTTCTGAATTTCAATTAAAAATGCGAATTAATCTGTTAGTGATGATCAATAATAAGCATTCTTTTTTCGAAAATTTATTTTTTAAATCAACAATTAGTCAAATAGGTTTTCATTTAAATGTACCTTTCTTAGTAATACCATCCGGAAAAAAGAAGCACTAA
- the raiA gene encoding ribosome-associated translation inhibitor RaiA yields the protein MKINIQFVNMSTSETMEAYTEKKLDGLVRKFDKIIKANVSFKKENDSKDKGVICEMELSVPGPRLFASSNEKNYELAVKNTISDLEKQLLKRKAITKPYL from the coding sequence ATGAAAATAAATATTCAATTTGTTAACATGTCTACAAGTGAAACTATGGAAGCTTATACCGAAAAAAAGCTAGATGGTTTGGTTAGAAAATTTGATAAAATTATAAAAGCAAATGTGTCTTTTAAAAAAGAAAACGACTCTAAAGATAAAGGCGTTATTTGCGAAATGGAGTTAAGTGTTCCAGGACCAAGATTGTTTGCTTCTTCTAATGAAAAAAATTATGAACTTGCTGTTAAAAACACCATTTCAGATTTAGAAAAGCAATTACTAAAGAGAAAGGCAATTACAAAACCTTATCTGTAA